One window from the genome of Dyadobacter sp. CECT 9275 encodes:
- a CDS encoding sensor histidine kinase, which translates to MIARIYAFTKRHQFLYGILLSLGLTLMLLLWGLLLFMDGKDIDMTAVSGFGIFLTALISWICFEKGMQLREVKREVSRLNEKDQLFQLISLREQVNPHFLFNALNILKSGAQETWVKDYVVQLAQVYRYLLNYDSELQLAPIGHEIEFIEAYTHILKERFESGLSVVITIPNDLKTRNIPPMALQILVENAIKHNVISFTYPLYIHIYQEENYLVVSNNRRLKMGRNPIGYSQGVGLKNLERRYRLIARQSIVVLDDEEYFVVKIPMI; encoded by the coding sequence GTGATAGCGAGAATTTATGCTTTTACAAAAAGGCACCAGTTCCTGTACGGCATACTGCTTTCTCTTGGGCTTACCCTGATGCTGCTGCTTTGGGGATTGTTACTGTTTATGGACGGGAAAGATATAGACATGACGGCCGTTTCAGGATTTGGTATTTTCCTGACAGCGCTGATAAGCTGGATATGCTTTGAAAAGGGCATGCAACTCCGGGAGGTCAAAAGGGAAGTGTCGCGATTGAATGAAAAGGACCAGCTTTTTCAGCTCATTTCATTGCGGGAACAGGTAAATCCTCATTTTCTCTTTAATGCCCTTAACATTTTAAAATCAGGAGCGCAGGAAACATGGGTGAAGGATTATGTCGTGCAGCTGGCCCAGGTGTACCGGTACCTGCTCAATTATGACAGCGAACTCCAGTTGGCGCCTATCGGGCACGAAATTGAATTTATTGAGGCATACACACATATTCTGAAAGAGAGATTTGAAAGCGGGTTAAGCGTAGTTATAACAATTCCGAACGATTTGAAAACCAGGAATATACCACCTATGGCTTTACAGATTTTAGTTGAAAACGCCATTAAGCATAACGTTATTTCGTTCACCTATCCACTATACATTCATATATATCAGGAAGAAAATTACCTGGTAGTATCCAATAATCGCCGACTTAAAATGGGGCGCAACCCTATTGGATACAGCCAAGGGGTGGGGCTGAAAAACCTGGAAAGAAGATACAGGCTGATCGCCCGGCAATCAATTGTCGTTCTGGATG
- a CDS encoding glycan-binding surface protein, producing the protein MKIIYKPLLLLALLAAMLSISISCTEDDLPNNGEPKISYIRVTKPESSDSLLTAALQGTLLAIVGENLEGASQIWFNDQRATLTPTYISNKSILVSVPSKIPADITNKMKIVFANGKTLEHDFKVQISEPVVASMACEYVLTGEVATIRGDYFYEPLTVTFTGGVKGELVSVEDKILQVRIPEGALPGQVTVTTNFGETKSDFWFRDNRNIYLSSDPFTGWWNQSYVVTAPKEGDPPAINGNYIRVKEVIGGWAWKEVAGGPPDAMGAISKNIPDEAILKPADYNLKFEVNTVKPYTANVLKITVGLNDFNNDQYTWMPPYDTQGQWRTVVIPFEEIASSYEKAGMKMAVNPNGYYTRLLFHGGGELDADISFDNFRVVPKVIKK; encoded by the coding sequence ATGAAAATAATATATAAACCATTGCTCTTGCTTGCGCTTTTGGCTGCAATGTTATCCATCAGTATTTCCTGCACAGAGGACGATCTTCCGAATAATGGCGAACCAAAGATTTCGTATATCCGCGTAACGAAACCCGAATCTTCGGACTCGTTGCTCACGGCGGCGTTGCAGGGGACGTTGCTTGCCATTGTAGGTGAAAATTTGGAAGGCGCTTCGCAGATATGGTTCAATGACCAGCGCGCAACACTTACGCCCACATACATCAGTAATAAAAGTATTCTGGTGAGTGTGCCCAGCAAAATTCCGGCGGATATTACCAATAAAATGAAGATCGTGTTCGCAAACGGAAAAACGCTTGAGCATGACTTCAAGGTACAGATCAGCGAGCCTGTGGTGGCCAGCATGGCTTGTGAATATGTTCTCACCGGTGAGGTTGCTACGATCCGGGGAGATTATTTTTACGAACCGCTTACAGTAACATTTACCGGAGGGGTGAAAGGAGAGCTTGTTTCCGTTGAAGATAAGATACTTCAGGTACGTATTCCCGAAGGCGCACTGCCCGGGCAAGTAACGGTAACTACCAATTTTGGAGAAACGAAATCAGATTTCTGGTTCAGAGATAACCGCAACATATACCTCAGCAGTGATCCTTTTACGGGCTGGTGGAACCAGTCGTACGTGGTAACTGCACCTAAGGAAGGTGATCCGCCGGCGATCAACGGCAATTACATTCGTGTGAAAGAAGTGATCGGCGGATGGGCATGGAAGGAAGTTGCCGGTGGGCCTCCGGATGCCATGGGTGCCATCAGTAAAAATATTCCAGATGAAGCAATTCTCAAACCAGCAGATTACAATCTGAAATTCGAGGTGAATACCGTGAAACCTTATACAGCCAATGTCCTGAAAATTACCGTAGGGCTGAATGACTTCAACAATGACCAGTATACCTGGATGCCTCCTTACGATACCCAGGGGCAGTGGAGAACCGTTGTGATCCCGTTTGAAGAAATAGCTTCCAGTTATGAAAAAGCAGGAATGAAAATGGCGGTCAATCCAAACGGATATTATACCCGTCTGCTCTTCCACGGCGGAGGGGAACTGGATGCGGATATATCTTTTGATAATTTCAGAGTGGTACCCAAGGTCATTAAGAAGTAG
- a CDS encoding RagB/SusD family nutrient uptake outer membrane protein, with the protein MKDLKNIYYWISLLCPVILLSGCSEDFLERPPKDSIVDASFYQTDDQVLAATGLLYSKVWFDYNDKASYNLGDFRAGTAFSAWNDRGNVLFNTTGNTPENGSAWRSFFIIVGQSNLAINNINQYAGAEVSPHIKKLAIAEARFMRALAYRFLVMNWGAVPVIENNLTILSDTTVQRNTPESVWKFITSEMRQVANDLPETPVRPGRVTKWSAEGMLARFYLTRAGVESGGAGPRNQTFLDSARYYSDRVIKNSGAALLKNYASLFLFPYDNNWESLFSLQWVYSPGAWGTQNSTPAYLAYSPDIANGDGWGGDKSATWWMISQYDGITATATGMQGRTLDQRLKATFMLPGASYPEITQTLNGADQKLVFPFTGTDNNFLSIKKYITGKAKDVGGQSAQQNYGHDTYMMRLAEMYLIYAEAVLGNNESTSDATALAYFNKVHTRAGLPEFNEPLTFDVIFKERICEFAMEGMAWYDLVSLHYYDAQRAYSILNEQDRGLFFTAPDQFPNPTSWTFTKTSWATTERVITANSGNFLLPIPSAELSQAPNLQKPAVDYFKK; encoded by the coding sequence ATGAAAGATCTGAAAAATATATACTATTGGATTTCACTTTTGTGCCCTGTCATTTTACTCTCCGGATGTTCGGAAGATTTCCTGGAAAGGCCGCCTAAGGATTCCATCGTTGATGCCAGTTTTTACCAGACCGACGACCAGGTACTGGCCGCAACCGGATTATTGTACAGCAAGGTATGGTTTGATTATAACGATAAAGCATCTTACAACCTGGGAGATTTTCGGGCGGGCACTGCTTTTTCGGCCTGGAACGACAGAGGTAACGTACTTTTTAATACCACCGGCAATACCCCCGAGAATGGTTCGGCCTGGCGCTCGTTTTTTATAATCGTAGGGCAATCCAATCTGGCTATTAATAATATCAACCAGTATGCCGGAGCAGAGGTTTCACCCCATATTAAAAAGTTGGCCATTGCTGAGGCGCGTTTCATGCGTGCCTTGGCCTATCGGTTTCTGGTGATGAACTGGGGAGCGGTTCCGGTTATCGAAAACAACCTCACGATTCTCTCCGATACTACCGTGCAACGCAACACACCGGAAAGTGTATGGAAGTTTATTACCAGTGAAATGCGACAGGTCGCCAACGATCTTCCCGAAACGCCGGTTAGGCCTGGCCGGGTTACCAAATGGTCGGCGGAAGGAATGCTTGCGCGCTTTTATCTGACAAGAGCAGGGGTGGAATCCGGTGGCGCCGGGCCCAGAAACCAGACGTTTCTGGATAGTGCCAGATACTATTCCGATCGTGTGATCAAAAACAGTGGAGCTGCGCTGCTGAAAAATTATGCAAGCCTTTTCCTTTTTCCTTATGACAATAATTGGGAATCATTGTTTTCCTTGCAGTGGGTATATTCTCCGGGTGCCTGGGGAACGCAGAATTCTACACCTGCATACCTGGCCTACAGTCCAGACATTGCCAATGGCGATGGCTGGGGAGGAGACAAAAGTGCAACCTGGTGGATGATCAGCCAGTATGACGGCATCACCGCCACGGCCACAGGGATGCAGGGCCGCACGCTGGATCAGCGTTTGAAAGCAACTTTCATGCTGCCCGGAGCTTCCTATCCGGAAATAACACAGACCTTAAATGGCGCGGATCAAAAGCTAGTATTTCCTTTCACCGGAACGGACAACAACTTTTTATCCATCAAAAAATACATCACAGGAAAAGCCAAAGATGTTGGCGGGCAATCGGCCCAGCAAAACTATGGGCATGATACTTACATGATGCGCCTCGCCGAGATGTACCTTATTTATGCTGAGGCTGTTTTGGGGAATAATGAATCAACGTCGGACGCCACTGCACTTGCCTATTTCAATAAGGTACACACCCGGGCCGGACTGCCAGAATTTAATGAGCCGCTTACTTTTGATGTTATTTTCAAAGAGCGCATCTGCGAATTTGCCATGGAAGGCATGGCATGGTACGACCTGGTTAGTCTGCACTATTACGATGCGCAGAGGGCTTATTCAATTCTGAATGAACAGGATCGGGGTTTATTTTTCACGGCTCCGGATCAGTTTCCAAACCCCACTTCATGGACTTTTACGAAGACATCGTGGGCTACTACCGAGCGGGTGATTACCGCCAACAGCGGGAATTTCCTGCTGCCGATCCCTTCGGCAGAATTGAGCCAGGCTCCCAATCTGCAAAAACCGGCAGTTGATTATTTCAAGAAGTAA
- a CDS encoding SusC/RagA family TonB-linked outer membrane protein, giving the protein MNIRGVNSISGSNEPLYVIDGVQIQGQAVSFGSQSSSNPLAGLNPADIESIEVLQGPSATAIYGSRATNGVLLITTKRGKAGETKISYGYQFSLQTAPEQLEVMNLRQYAQMVGEYHAIAGGRTPQEFLDPSLLGDGTDWQKELFKSAPMNKHQLSLSGGNDKTTYYLSGEYLKQEGVALGSGFNRYGFRLNLENKPRKWATIGANLSFNQTNDNLTTSQENVIANALQLTPQVPVKNLDGTWGGGDESNGANQFAPVNPVAIANLTTNKLVRRQFLGGLNVGIEIMKGLNLRSSFNTNLGFSNSTYYIPTYAIGWARNVTASLNNGSGENTYWNWNQLLEYNKQIGRHNINVMVSHESQESSWKNLGGSRTGFLTNDILDLAAGDVLTASNSGGSGDWAMESYLGRLNYNYADRYIIMGTVRRDGSANFGKDNKWGFFPSVSAAWRVSQEPFFNIPSVSELKLRFETGVTGNQGGSGGIYSPMGTGATPTTTGFLPTKYSNQGLKWEETKTNNIGINVGLFQNRIQFEFDYYVKNTDNLLMEKPLPWYMGTNGIGSVGAPTVNIGALQNKGFGFTINTTNINRGGFKWESSFNVSSFKTKIKSFYSESAFVDRTSWWMQDWTQRSEVGKAPWLFRGYIEEGLFQNVAEIENSALPVDNNGVELPIDVNNIWVGDVKFKDINGDGVINENDQTVIGNPWPKAFAGFTNTFSYKGFDLSILFTSTYGNDIYNYLGKLNTNAGNINLSRNLLVHAMDYAKPVTNENGEVVLANPGTDVSRISNGPNGNFNRHTDKWVEDGSFIRLKNISLTYNVPASIISRQKIVRGARVSFGAQNVLTFTKYSGFDPEVGAYVSRDSSPSNQAIGLDYGRYPLTPVYTFSLGLDF; this is encoded by the coding sequence GTGAATATTCGGGGTGTAAACTCCATCAGCGGAAGCAATGAACCCTTATATGTGATAGACGGGGTGCAGATACAGGGGCAGGCTGTTTCCTTTGGGTCTCAGAGCTCATCCAATCCGCTGGCTGGTTTAAACCCCGCGGACATCGAATCCATCGAAGTACTCCAGGGGCCCTCTGCCACCGCTATTTATGGTTCCCGTGCTACAAACGGGGTACTTTTAATTACCACAAAAAGAGGTAAAGCGGGAGAAACCAAAATTTCGTACGGATATCAGTTCAGTTTGCAAACGGCGCCAGAGCAGCTGGAAGTAATGAACCTGCGCCAGTATGCACAGATGGTGGGTGAATACCACGCCATTGCAGGCGGTAGAACGCCTCAGGAATTCCTGGATCCGTCGTTGCTGGGTGACGGTACGGACTGGCAAAAGGAACTATTCAAAAGTGCACCGATGAACAAACATCAGTTGAGCCTGAGCGGGGGAAATGATAAAACAACCTATTACCTGTCAGGTGAATATCTGAAACAGGAAGGGGTGGCATTAGGCTCAGGATTTAACCGGTACGGTTTCCGGCTGAATCTGGAAAACAAGCCCAGAAAATGGGCCACCATCGGAGCCAATCTAAGCTTCAACCAAACCAACGATAACCTTACCACCAGCCAGGAAAATGTGATAGCCAATGCCCTTCAGCTGACACCACAAGTCCCGGTGAAGAACCTGGACGGTACCTGGGGCGGCGGAGATGAAAGTAACGGGGCCAATCAGTTTGCACCTGTGAACCCGGTTGCAATTGCCAACCTCACCACCAACAAGCTTGTCAGGAGGCAGTTTCTGGGCGGTTTAAATGTTGGCATTGAGATCATGAAGGGGCTTAATTTACGGTCGTCGTTCAATACCAATCTGGGGTTTTCCAATTCAACCTATTATATCCCTACTTATGCCATCGGCTGGGCAAGAAATGTAACGGCTTCCTTAAACAACGGTTCGGGCGAAAATACCTACTGGAACTGGAATCAGTTGCTTGAATATAATAAGCAAATTGGCCGCCATAATATCAATGTGATGGTTAGCCATGAATCGCAGGAATCTTCCTGGAAAAACCTGGGTGGTTCGCGCACGGGCTTCCTGACCAACGATATCCTTGACCTTGCAGCGGGAGATGTGCTCACGGCAAGTAACTCGGGTGGTTCCGGCGACTGGGCGATGGAGTCATACCTGGGAAGATTAAATTACAATTATGCCGACAGGTACATCATCATGGGTACTGTTCGCAGGGATGGATCGGCCAACTTTGGCAAGGACAACAAATGGGGCTTTTTCCCTTCTGTCTCTGCTGCATGGCGGGTATCGCAGGAACCTTTTTTTAATATACCTTCCGTCAGCGAGTTAAAGCTCCGATTTGAAACCGGGGTTACGGGTAACCAGGGAGGAAGCGGCGGAATTTATTCACCCATGGGTACCGGCGCCACCCCCACAACCACAGGATTTCTGCCAACTAAATATAGCAACCAGGGCCTTAAGTGGGAAGAAACCAAGACGAATAATATCGGGATCAACGTAGGGCTGTTTCAGAACAGGATCCAGTTTGAATTTGATTATTATGTAAAAAATACGGATAATCTGCTGATGGAAAAGCCATTGCCCTGGTATATGGGTACCAACGGGATCGGCTCTGTGGGTGCTCCAACGGTGAATATCGGTGCGCTCCAGAATAAAGGTTTTGGTTTTACCATTAACACCACCAATATCAACAGAGGCGGTTTCAAATGGGAATCGAGTTTTAACGTTTCCAGCTTTAAAACCAAGATCAAATCCTTTTATTCGGAAAGTGCTTTTGTGGACAGAACCTCCTGGTGGATGCAGGATTGGACCCAGCGTTCCGAAGTGGGCAAGGCACCCTGGCTATTCAGGGGGTATATAGAAGAGGGCCTGTTTCAGAATGTAGCAGAAATAGAAAACAGTGCATTGCCGGTAGACAACAATGGCGTGGAACTCCCGATAGATGTAAATAACATCTGGGTAGGTGATGTAAAATTCAAGGATATCAACGGTGACGGTGTCATCAATGAAAACGATCAGACGGTGATCGGTAATCCCTGGCCAAAAGCCTTTGCCGGGTTTACAAATACATTCTCTTACAAGGGGTTTGATCTGAGCATACTCTTCACCAGTACTTATGGGAATGATATATACAACTATCTGGGCAAGCTTAATACCAATGCAGGTAACATTAATTTGAGCCGAAATCTGCTGGTACACGCCATGGACTATGCCAAGCCTGTCACCAACGAAAACGGGGAGGTAGTGCTGGCTAACCCCGGAACGGACGTTTCAAGGATATCCAACGGACCTAACGGTAATTTCAACCGGCATACCGACAAGTGGGTAGAGGATGGCTCTTTCATTCGTTTGAAAAATATATCGCTTACCTACAACGTCCCTGCTTCAATTATATCCCGACAAAAAATCGTGAGAGGGGCCAGGGTATCATTCGGTGCGCAGAACGTATTGACTTTTACCAAATATTCGGGCTTTGATCCCGAAGTGGGGGCTTACGTTTCCCGTGACTCAAGTCCGTCCAACCAGGCCATCGGGCTGGATTATGGACGTTATCCGCTCACACCGGTGTATACTTTTAGCCTTGGTCTTGACTTCTAA
- a CDS encoding STN domain-containing protein: MKYDLLYQCGCARLKPGRIYAMDRELPEDSQLKIARIMKLTVLLFLVAFMQVSAGVYSQTVRLNESNSGLEKVFNEIRKQTGYNFLYNNRLLKNTRPVNIRVNGEELKTVLDQVFENQPLSYSIIDKTIVVKKKKISSGSLEMLSPQESITSPLITTNEIVRNDQLVNRVTIPVIAVLDVSGKVTDERGDSLPGVSIVIKGTSQGTTTHTDGKFSLPVPGSNAVLIFSFVGYVSREVPVGNKICEYSGCKLHQRKQ; the protein is encoded by the coding sequence ATGAAATATGATTTACTTTATCAATGCGGGTGTGCCCGTCTGAAACCTGGTCGCATTTACGCTATGGACAGAGAGCTTCCCGAAGACTCCCAACTCAAAATAGCAAGAATTATGAAGCTGACCGTGCTCCTTTTTCTGGTAGCCTTTATGCAAGTCAGTGCTGGCGTATATTCACAAACCGTTAGACTGAATGAGAGCAATAGCGGACTGGAAAAAGTTTTCAACGAAATTCGTAAACAGACCGGATACAACTTTCTGTATAACAACCGGCTTCTCAAAAATACCCGTCCGGTCAATATCCGGGTCAACGGGGAAGAACTAAAGACCGTACTCGATCAGGTTTTTGAAAACCAGCCTCTGAGTTATTCCATCATTGATAAAACCATTGTTGTTAAAAAGAAGAAGATCAGTTCAGGAAGCCTGGAGATGCTCAGCCCGCAGGAAAGCATCACCTCTCCCCTGATTACAACCAACGAAATTGTACGGAACGATCAACTGGTTAACCGGGTTACCATACCGGTTATAGCCGTTCTGGACGTCTCCGGAAAAGTTACAGACGAGAGAGGTGATTCGCTTCCTGGTGTAAGTATCGTGATCAAGGGGACGTCTCAGGGAACCACTACCCATACGGATGGGAAATTTTCTCTTCCCGTTCCGGGCAGTAATGCAGTTCTGATATTTTCATTTGTGGGGTATGTTTCCAGAGAGGTGCCCGTGGGCAACAAAATCTGTGAATATTCGGGGTGTAAACTCCATCAGCGGAAGCAATGA
- a CDS encoding FecR family protein → MEEKHYIAFFKKYVRNEHTEQEHDQFLKWLHSLPDAEIEKVMLEYAAISSDNPVIGTIGHEELIQKIESSLDVREGNTNEDILKPRSLWGYLRRFAAAAVLILIGTATYYLFFANLNEPEVISQLPSHDVAPGGNKAVLTLSDGSTINLNDAGQGEIASQSGIRINKVTDGQLVYIGQPARTAGVEPESMNLVRTPKAGQYQVHLSDGTKVWLNSMSSIRFPAVFKGPARKVEITGEAYFEVAGYQVDGKKIPFVVTCNNQLIEVVGTHFNVNSYQDEMAVKTTLLEGSVKVSAIGTGNMKWSETVRLRPGEQSILKPFSGKATPIAVKKADTEGAIAWKQGYFKFKDTDIREVMRQLSRWYDLEVIYKGALPEDQFTGYISKKVSISNVLNILEEGGGVKFNIQANRVEVSAHD, encoded by the coding sequence ATGGAAGAAAAACACTACATCGCCTTTTTTAAAAAGTATGTCCGTAACGAACATACCGAGCAGGAACATGATCAGTTCCTGAAATGGCTCCACTCGCTCCCTGATGCTGAAATTGAGAAAGTAATGCTGGAATATGCTGCCATTTCCAGTGATAATCCCGTTATAGGTACCATTGGGCACGAGGAGCTGATTCAAAAGATAGAGTCGAGCCTGGATGTTCGCGAAGGGAATACAAATGAAGATATTTTAAAGCCTCGCAGTTTATGGGGGTATCTCCGAAGATTTGCCGCGGCTGCCGTGCTTATTCTGATAGGTACGGCTACTTATTACCTTTTCTTTGCCAACCTTAATGAGCCGGAAGTAATTAGTCAGTTGCCATCGCACGATGTGGCTCCGGGAGGGAACAAAGCGGTACTTACCCTGTCAGACGGCTCGACGATCAATCTCAATGATGCCGGGCAAGGGGAAATTGCCAGCCAGTCGGGTATAAGAATCAATAAGGTAACGGATGGGCAACTGGTGTATATTGGGCAACCGGCCAGGACGGCGGGCGTTGAGCCAGAAAGTATGAATCTGGTACGGACGCCCAAGGCGGGGCAATACCAGGTCCACCTCTCGGATGGTACCAAAGTCTGGCTCAATTCCATGTCCTCGATCCGGTTTCCCGCTGTTTTTAAAGGACCGGCACGAAAGGTCGAAATTACAGGAGAAGCCTATTTTGAAGTAGCAGGTTATCAGGTTGATGGTAAGAAAATTCCTTTTGTCGTTACGTGTAACAACCAGTTGATTGAAGTGGTGGGGACGCATTTCAACGTTAATTCCTATCAGGACGAAATGGCTGTAAAAACCACGCTGCTGGAAGGCAGTGTAAAGGTATCTGCGATTGGAACGGGTAATATGAAATGGAGCGAAACCGTAAGGCTAAGGCCTGGCGAGCAGTCTATACTGAAACCATTTTCCGGAAAAGCAACACCTATTGCCGTTAAAAAGGCCGATACCGAAGGTGCCATTGCCTGGAAACAAGGATACTTTAAATTTAAGGATACTGACATCCGGGAAGTAATGCGGCAGCTTTCCCGATGGTATGACCTGGAGGTTATTTACAAGGGAGCACTTCCCGAAGATCAGTTTACTGGATATATCTCCAAGAAAGTCAGTATTTCAAATGTACTGAATATTTTGGAAGAAGGCGGCGGCGTAAAATTCAATATCCAGGCTAACAGGGTAGAAGTGAGTGCTCATGATTGA
- a CDS encoding RNA polymerase sigma factor — translation MTELNEEREILDRCAGGDRTAYSTLYKIYLSDLMRYVFLFTRSKELSEEIVQDVFVKIWEKKENLLTVHAFQPYIYKSAKNLLMDHLRREQALTRFHSLAGPFSEESEEQTDGNLIYGQYYQLAQDAINLLPEKRRQIFELRTANDLSLDEIAEKLAISKSVVKKQLYAATGFVKEYLRKHGEMMADMVIFIYLARYMY, via the coding sequence ATGACGGAACTGAACGAAGAGCGGGAGATTTTAGATCGTTGTGCAGGCGGGGACAGGACGGCATATAGTACGCTGTACAAGATTTATCTTTCGGATCTTATGAGATACGTTTTCCTCTTTACCAGATCCAAAGAGCTGAGTGAGGAAATTGTTCAGGATGTTTTTGTGAAAATCTGGGAAAAAAAGGAAAACCTTTTAACCGTACACGCTTTTCAACCCTATATTTATAAGTCGGCAAAAAACCTGTTAATGGATCATTTGAGAAGAGAGCAGGCGTTAACGAGGTTTCATTCTCTGGCAGGCCCGTTTTCAGAGGAAAGCGAGGAGCAAACAGACGGGAACCTGATCTACGGGCAGTACTATCAGTTGGCTCAGGATGCGATTAACCTGCTTCCGGAGAAAAGAAGACAGATTTTTGAGCTAAGAACCGCCAATGACCTATCTCTGGATGAAATTGCCGAAAAACTGGCTATCTCCAAATCCGTTGTGAAAAAACAGTTGTATGCTGCCACAGGATTTGTAAAAGAGTACCTGCGGAAACATGGTGAAATGATGGCAGATATGGTTATTTTCATATACTTAGCCCGGTATATGTATTAA
- a CDS encoding DoxX family protein encodes MKAKKIITIVLTVIASGMVILSGIMKLTGGEEVVKVMNHVGVGPYINLLGIMEIVFALLFVYPKTMKMGFILCTCYFAGAIATELSHQGPLVNAAIPLSLIWIAAFLRDPYVFLPGPGDTKII; translated from the coding sequence ATGAAAGCTAAAAAAATTATTACAATAGTCCTCACAGTCATTGCCAGTGGCATGGTCATTTTAAGCGGAATCATGAAATTAACCGGCGGTGAGGAAGTAGTGAAGGTGATGAACCATGTGGGAGTAGGACCCTATATCAACCTGCTGGGCATCATGGAAATTGTGTTTGCTCTTTTGTTTGTATATCCCAAAACCATGAAAATGGGTTTCATTCTGTGTACCTGCTATTTTGCCGGAGCCATCGCCACGGAGCTTTCGCATCAAGGCCCGCTGGTCAACGCAGCTATTCCGTTATCGCTGATCTGGATCGCAGCTTTTTTGAGAGACCCTTATGTTTTCCTGCCAGGCCCGGGAGATACCAAGATAATATAA
- a CDS encoding RidA family protein: MSFEALQAKLKEKGISGRVVPNPGGSYVAVNVRGNIAYVAIQFPIEATGLQFPGKFGENLTTAEGYQAARIAAMNVLGQIDKHLGFERIEGLNHIDVYYTANGDWNEAPKVVDGASDLFLEILGDAGKHTRAILGVERLPNRACVALTASFTIR; this comes from the coding sequence ATGTCATTTGAAGCGTTACAAGCAAAGTTAAAAGAAAAAGGGATCAGCGGTCGTGTGGTTCCCAATCCGGGAGGATCATACGTTGCCGTCAATGTAAGGGGAAACATTGCCTATGTGGCTATTCAATTTCCAATCGAAGCGACGGGGCTCCAGTTTCCCGGGAAGTTCGGAGAAAATCTGACAACAGCAGAGGGGTACCAGGCTGCCAGAATCGCTGCCATGAACGTACTGGGGCAGATAGACAAACATCTTGGTTTTGAGCGGATAGAGGGCCTCAACCACATTGATGTTTACTACACTGCCAACGGAGACTGGAATGAAGCACCAAAAGTAGTGGATGGTGCTTCAGATCTGTTTCTGGAAATTCTAGGTGACGCGGGGAAACACACCCGTGCCATTTTGGGTGTCGAAAGGCTCCCTAACCGGGCATGTGTGGCTCTAACGGCCTCTTTCACCATCAGATGA